The Coregonus clupeaformis isolate EN_2021a chromosome 26, ASM2061545v1, whole genome shotgun sequence genome window below encodes:
- the LOC121540509 gene encoding protein Dr1 encodes MASSSGNDDDLTIPRAAINKMIKETLPNVRVANDARELVVNCCTEFIHLISSEANEICNKSEKKTISPEHVINALESLGFASYITEVKDVLQECKTVALKRRKASSRLENLGIPEEELLRQQQELFAKARQQQAELAQQEWLQMQQAAQQAQLAAASASAGQQAGSSQDEDDEDDM; translated from the exons ATGGCTTCTTCGTCGGGAAACGATGACGACCTCACCATTCCCAGGGCAGCTATCAACAAAATGATCAAAGAAACTTTGCCCAACGTACGGGTTGCCAACGATGCGAGGGAACTTGTTGTGAACTGTTGCACAGAGTTCATACATCTAATTTCATCAGAGGCGAATGAAATATGTAACAAGTCTGAAAAGAAGACTATATCTCCTGAACATGTCATTAATG CACTTGAAAGCCTGGGTTTTGCATCATACATCACAGAAGTGAAGGATGTCTTGCAGGAATGTAAAACAGTAGCACTTAAGAGGAGAAAGGCCAGCTCTCGCCTGGAGAACCTGGGTATCCCAGAGGAAGAGCTCCTTCGACAACAACAGGAACTCTTTGCTAAG GCGCGGCAGCAGCAAGCAGAGCTAGCCCAACAGGAGTGGCTCCAGATGCAGCAGGCTGCCCAGCAGGCCCAGTTGGCTGCAGCATCCGCCAGTGCTGGACAGCAGGCTGGCTCCTCCCAGGACGAGGATGACGAGGATGACATGTGA